The Syngnathus typhle isolate RoL2023-S1 ecotype Sweden linkage group LG16, RoL_Styp_1.0, whole genome shotgun sequence genome includes a region encoding these proteins:
- the dnal1 gene encoding dynein axonemal light chain 1 isoform X1 → MVGKATTIKEALTKWEEKTGEKSSEATVVKLYGQIPPIEKLDSTLSKIPNCEQLSLSTNCIDKITNLGDLKNLKILSLGRNNIKAFTGLDAVGDTLEELWISYNLIEKMKGVHLLKKLKVLHMSNNLVKDWGEFSKLADLPCLVDLVFVGNPLEEKHSPDGTWTEEATKRLPRLTKLDGVPVVKGDVGEDDD, encoded by the exons ATGGTG GGGAAAGCAACAACAATAAAAGAAGCCCTGACCAAATGG gAGGAGAAGACTGGAGAGAAGAGCAGCGAGGCCACAGTTGTTAAGCTTTATGGTCAGATTCCCCCCATTGAAAAGTTGGATTCCACGCTTAGCAAAATCCCTAATTGCGA ACAGCTGTCCCTGTCCACAAATTGCATTGATAAAATAACCAATCTAGGCGACCTCA AAAATTTGAAAATCTTGTCATTGGGTAGAAACAATATCAAGGCTTTTACTGGACTG GATGCAGTTGGTGACACGCTAGAAGAGTTGTGGATCTCTTATAACCTGATCGAGAAAATGAAGGGTGTTCATTTACTGAAAAAACTAAAGGTTCTCCATATGTCAAACAACCTTGTCAAAGACTGGG GCGAGTTTTCCAAGCTGGCTGATCTGCCGTGCCTTGTCGATCTGGTGTTTGTGGGAAACCCTCTTGAAGAGAAACACTCGCCCGATGGAACGTGGACAGAAGAAGCGACTAAAAGGTTACCCAGACTGACCAAACTGGATG
- the dnal1 gene encoding dynein axonemal light chain 1 isoform X2 translates to MVGKATTIKEALTKWEEKTGEKSSEATVVKLYENLKILSLGRNNIKAFTGLDAVGDTLEELWISYNLIEKMKGVHLLKKLKVLHMSNNLVKDWGEFSKLADLPCLVDLVFVGNPLEEKHSPDGTWTEEATKRLPRLTKLDGVPVVKGDVGEDDD, encoded by the exons ATGGTG GGGAAAGCAACAACAATAAAAGAAGCCCTGACCAAATGG gAGGAGAAGACTGGAGAGAAGAGCAGCGAGGCCACAGTTGTTAAGCTTTATG AAAATTTGAAAATCTTGTCATTGGGTAGAAACAATATCAAGGCTTTTACTGGACTG GATGCAGTTGGTGACACGCTAGAAGAGTTGTGGATCTCTTATAACCTGATCGAGAAAATGAAGGGTGTTCATTTACTGAAAAAACTAAAGGTTCTCCATATGTCAAACAACCTTGTCAAAGACTGGG GCGAGTTTTCCAAGCTGGCTGATCTGCCGTGCCTTGTCGATCTGGTGTTTGTGGGAAACCCTCTTGAAGAGAAACACTCGCCCGATGGAACGTGGACAGAAGAAGCGACTAAAAGGTTACCCAGACTGACCAAACTGGATG